A window from Zonotrichia albicollis isolate bZonAlb1 chromosome 8, bZonAlb1.hap1, whole genome shotgun sequence encodes these proteins:
- the LOC141729784 gene encoding olfactory receptor 14I1-like, whose amino-acid sequence MSNTSSIRHFLLLALADTWQLQLLHFCLLLGISLAALLGNGLIISAVACGHHLHTPMFFFLLNLALSDLGSICTTVPKAMHNSLWDTRNISYTGCATQLFFFTFFISEEYFLLTIMCYDRYVSICKPLHYGTLLGSRACAHMAAAAWASAFLYSLLHTANTFSLSLCHGNALGQFFCEIPQILKLSCSKSHLRELGLLVLSVCLVFGCFVFIVFSYVQIFRAVLRIPSEQGQHKAFSTCLPHLAVVSLFLSTALFAYLKPLSISTPSLDLVLSVLYSVVPPALNPLIYSLRNKELRAGVWRLMTEWRKKH is encoded by the coding sequence ATGTCCAACaccagctccatcaggcacttcctcctgctggcattggcagacacgtggcagctgcagctcctgcacttctgcctcttgctgggcatctccctggctgccctcctgggcaacggcctcatcatcagcgccgtagcctgcggccaccacctgcacacgcccatgttcttcttcctgctcaacctggccctcagcgacctgggctccatctgcaccactgtccccaaagccatgcacaattccctctgggacaccaggaacatctcctataCAGGATGCGCtacacagctctttttctttacgTTCTTCATTTCAGAAGAGTatttcctcctgaccatcatgtgctacgaccgctacgtgtccatttgcaaacccctgcactacgggaccctcctgggcagcagagcttgtgcccacatggcagcagctgcctgggccagtgcctttctctattcactgctgcacacagccaatacattttccctgtccctgtgccatggcaatgccctgggccagttcttctgtgaaatcccacagatcctcaagctttcctgctccaaatcccacCTCAGGGAACTGGGACTTCTTGTTCTTAGTGTGTGTTTGGTATtcggttgttttgtgttcattgttttctcttatgtgcagatcttcagggctgtgctgaggattccctctgagcagggacagcacaaagccttttccacctgcctccctcacctggccgtggtctccctgttcctcagcactgcatTGTTTGCTTACCTGAAGCCCCTCTCGATCtccaccccatccctggatctggtcctgtcagttctgtactcggtggtgcctccagccctgaaccccctcatctacagcctgaggaacaaggagctcagggctggtgtgtggagactgatgactgaaTGGCGTAAGAAACATTAA